The following proteins are encoded in a genomic region of Gimesia algae:
- a CDS encoding prealbumin-like fold domain-containing protein, with protein MAWPEISIEDFPPRRDDEPSSLRQDIIDELSDHFACALNRELLKNSDEQLARQRVIQHFGDPIKIARQLWLDAMKERIMSQRILTGISAVMAVCCIAVVGIAWSMMQESRAFNLQMLEQFKQAQEKSSAETSGELQPILFQLVQEGSEEQPAIGFEGTLSKGDGNNPVFTVEAISDKNGLLDFGKLPWGKYLLTLKAPWGESPQAELITTIPGRKFEQTIVCPAHAPEKVEVQFQVNWQNMPEEKNYLLCDFRHRVSISSNVSEQFALSSYQEIQGRRWVYSHDLDQESEGNVYLIDVENQRAVSCPLAADGSIKKFDVQQLDWHPTVKILQGVYHPPTIYLIAQHEFNKISEINSLSSTKGVRFNRGKLETISFMLPGQGAIISPFKKLSIDPALVINKTPTALKQIHGFIPDRPTHETYAATENQPNVWKINIPDLFPVTLESGSLSSDR; from the coding sequence GTGGCCTGGCCTGAGATCAGCATTGAAGACTTTCCACCGCGACGGGACGATGAACCGTCATCGCTCCGGCAGGATATAATCGACGAACTCAGTGACCACTTTGCGTGTGCTTTGAATCGCGAATTGTTAAAGAACTCAGACGAACAACTGGCGAGACAACGTGTTATTCAACATTTCGGCGATCCCATCAAAATCGCCCGCCAACTCTGGCTGGACGCGATGAAGGAGAGAATTATGTCACAACGAATTTTGACCGGAATTTCTGCCGTGATGGCGGTGTGCTGTATCGCGGTAGTGGGCATTGCCTGGTCGATGATGCAGGAAAGCCGGGCGTTTAATCTGCAGATGCTGGAGCAGTTCAAGCAGGCACAGGAGAAATCATCAGCTGAAACGTCGGGGGAACTGCAGCCAATTCTGTTTCAGTTGGTGCAGGAGGGGAGTGAGGAACAACCGGCTATAGGATTTGAAGGGACCTTATCCAAGGGTGATGGCAATAACCCTGTTTTTACTGTTGAAGCGATCAGTGACAAAAATGGCTTGCTGGATTTTGGAAAGCTGCCTTGGGGTAAATATCTTTTGACGCTGAAAGCACCCTGGGGAGAGTCTCCTCAGGCTGAGCTGATCACCACGATTCCCGGCCGAAAGTTTGAACAGACCATCGTCTGTCCGGCGCATGCTCCAGAAAAGGTGGAAGTTCAATTTCAGGTCAACTGGCAGAATATGCCTGAAGAAAAAAATTATCTGCTATGTGACTTTCGACATCGAGTGAGTATTTCATCTAACGTATCGGAACAGTTTGCATTGAGTTCCTATCAGGAGATCCAAGGACGTCGATGGGTCTATTCACATGACCTGGACCAGGAATCCGAGGGAAATGTTTACCTGATTGATGTGGAAAATCAGCGGGCGGTTTCCTGTCCGCTTGCTGCAGACGGGAGCATTAAAAAGTTTGATGTACAGCAATTGGACTGGCATCCGACTGTTAAAATTCTGCAAGGTGTGTATCATCCGCCGACAATCTACCTGATAGCGCAGCATGAATTCAATAAAATATCTGAGATCAATTCGCTCAGCAGCACAAAAGGTGTAAGGTTCAATAGAGGCAAGCTTGAAACAATCAGCTTCATGTTACCAGGACAGGGGGCAATTATTTCGCCTTTCAAGAAACTCTCGATCGATCCCGCTCTGGTAATTAATAAAACACCTACTGCGCTGAAACAGATTCATGGATTCATACCGGACAGGCCAACTCATGAGACCTATGCGGCCACAGAAAATCAGCCCAACGTCTGGAAAATCAACATTCCCGATCTGTTTCCGGTTACTCTGGAATCTGGTTCATTGAGTAGTGACCGGTGA
- a CDS encoding DUF1700 domain-containing protein translates to MNWPEISIEDFPPERDDEPSSLRQDIIDELSDHFACALNRELLKNSDEQLAKQRVLNQFGDPIKIARQLWLDAMKEKIMSQRIMTGVSVTAAVCCIAVAGIAWSMMKQNERLNLKMLEQLAALADRPQSVTASQVDQQILKQLEKLNERQTGQAASISDLLSPITFQLVQTGKELKPASGFTGQLTKRGSKTDTFTVKAISDETGKLNFKRLPWGQYQLTITAPWGENLKTKMISTIPGREYESTIVCPAQPPEKVSVVFEVDQTKQTDEEQGYLLCDFRNRILSKTQDTFSLVTPRKVEGSYWYYTHDLADHPDQGVYLIDLKMNKVVACPLDERGMFIDLNPEQLKLQDSVKLEEGIYEDPALYLLQNKDLSRLSELNRLEYFGVVKLDDTREMRILAARNAGPRMLVRPFESIKMQPKAQKLLEQRYGVVANKLSGVQFPDAIRFDASTADSNIWKMTLPELDTPPTVEFVSVIDSFQ, encoded by the coding sequence GTGAACTGGCCTGAGATCAGCATCGAAGATTTTCCGCCCGAGCGTGACGACGAACCGTCATCACTCAGGCAGGACATCATTGATGAACTCAGCGACCATTTCGCGTGTGCCCTGAATCGGGAACTGTTAAAGAACTCAGACGAACAGCTGGCGAAACAGCGTGTACTAAATCAATTCGGCGATCCCATCAAAATTGCCCGCCAGCTCTGGCTGGACGCGATGAAGGAGAAAATCATGTCGCAACGCATTATGACCGGAGTCTCTGTCACCGCGGCAGTCTGTTGCATTGCCGTGGCGGGAATTGCCTGGTCGATGATGAAACAGAATGAACGTCTGAATTTGAAAATGCTGGAGCAGTTGGCTGCTTTAGCAGATCGACCTCAATCTGTTACAGCGTCTCAAGTGGATCAACAGATTCTGAAACAACTGGAAAAGTTAAACGAGAGGCAGACTGGTCAGGCGGCATCCATTTCAGATTTATTGAGCCCCATCACCTTTCAGCTGGTCCAGACTGGTAAAGAGTTGAAGCCGGCAAGCGGTTTTACAGGACAGCTGACAAAGCGAGGCAGTAAGACCGACACATTCACGGTCAAGGCGATCAGCGACGAAACGGGTAAACTCAATTTTAAACGTCTCCCCTGGGGGCAGTATCAATTGACCATCACCGCTCCTTGGGGCGAGAATCTGAAAACGAAAATGATCTCCACCATTCCCGGCCGCGAGTATGAGAGTACTATCGTCTGCCCCGCACAACCGCCTGAAAAAGTCTCGGTCGTTTTTGAAGTTGATCAGACAAAACAAACCGATGAAGAGCAGGGGTATCTGTTGTGTGATTTTCGAAATCGGATACTTTCCAAAACACAAGATACATTCTCCCTGGTTACGCCGCGAAAGGTTGAAGGTTCATACTGGTATTATACTCATGACCTGGCCGATCATCCGGATCAGGGAGTTTACCTGATCGATTTGAAAATGAACAAGGTGGTAGCGTGTCCCTTGGATGAACGCGGGATGTTTATTGATCTGAATCCGGAGCAATTAAAACTACAGGATTCCGTAAAACTGGAAGAGGGGATTTACGAAGATCCTGCACTTTATCTGTTACAGAACAAAGATCTGTCCCGGTTGTCTGAGCTGAACCGGTTGGAGTACTTCGGGGTCGTAAAACTTGATGATACGCGTGAGATGAGAATTCTGGCAGCCCGTAATGCGGGCCCTCGCATGCTGGTTCGTCCCTTTGAATCAATCAAAATGCAACCAAAAGCACAAAAGTTGCTTGAGCAAAGATATGGCGTCGTCGCGAATAAACTCAGTGGAGTTCAGTTTCCTGATGCAATCCGCTTCGATGCATCAACGGCAGATTCCAATATCTGGAAGATGACGCTTCCCGAGTTAGATACCCCCCCCACTGTAGAATTCGTTTCTGTGATCGATTCTTTTCAGTAA
- a CDS encoding DUF1700 domain-containing protein, which produces MVWPEISIEDFPPRRDDEPSSLRQDIIDELSDHFACALNRELLKNSDESLAKQRVIQNFGDPIKIARQLWLDAMKEKIMSQRIMTGISAVMAVCCIAVVGFAWILVQESRVVNQKMLEQLATIADRPQPVAAVGREQQILDQLKELREEQQAAASATVEGMNQISFQLVQDNKDKIPAVGFTGTLIKDGTPSETFTLEAASNAEGQLDFGKLPWGKYQLNLNAPWGESFHQHVSVIPGRNYSQEIICPAAVPAQVPVQFQVKWPGEFNAEDWVLLCDLRHASGRKQQVESSRLIQDKNWIYQQDPTEDSTGVYLINNQNLITACPLAKDGEYKDINMQHLGETTSVKMSQGKHVLPDLVLVQKNDLQRLTELNEKQNYNILNNSRSNVGSYSLKYRAMMGGTEGFGTIEAHTFLMLPFRNAPIHLTQVDLMNVNEAPRYADGIELSKRLVFTASQDEKNLWEIKLPYLENLKMPQRIGGAGQGLF; this is translated from the coding sequence GTGGTCTGGCCTGAGATCAGTATCGAAGATTTTCCACCGCGACGGGACGATGAGCCTTCATCGCTGCGTCAGGATATTATCGATGAACTCAGCGACCATTTTGCGTGTGCCCTGAATCGGGAACTGTTAAAGAACTCTGACGAAAGTCTGGCGAAACAACGTGTTATTCAAAACTTCGGCGATCCCATCAAAATCGCCCGTCAGCTCTGGCTGGACGCAATGAAGGAGAAAATCATGTCACAACGTATTATGACCGGAATCTCTGCTGTGATGGCGGTGTGTTGTATCGCCGTGGTGGGCTTTGCCTGGATCCTGGTGCAGGAAAGCCGGGTGGTGAACCAGAAAATGCTGGAACAACTGGCGACGATCGCCGATCGACCTCAGCCCGTTGCAGCAGTTGGTAGAGAACAGCAGATCCTGGATCAACTGAAGGAATTGAGAGAGGAACAACAGGCTGCCGCCAGTGCTACAGTTGAGGGAATGAATCAGATCTCCTTCCAGCTCGTTCAAGACAACAAAGACAAAATACCTGCAGTCGGTTTTACGGGCACACTGATAAAAGACGGAACTCCTTCAGAGACTTTCACGTTGGAAGCCGCCAGTAATGCAGAGGGGCAACTCGATTTTGGGAAACTACCCTGGGGGAAATATCAACTGAATTTGAATGCTCCCTGGGGTGAGTCTTTTCATCAGCATGTCTCGGTCATCCCAGGACGGAATTATTCACAGGAAATCATTTGCCCAGCTGCGGTGCCGGCACAAGTTCCCGTCCAGTTTCAAGTGAAATGGCCTGGCGAATTCAACGCAGAAGACTGGGTTCTGTTATGTGACTTGCGTCATGCCTCAGGCCGGAAGCAGCAGGTGGAGAGCAGTAGACTCATTCAAGATAAAAACTGGATTTACCAACAGGATCCGACTGAAGATTCCACTGGTGTCTATCTCATCAATAATCAGAATTTAATTACAGCTTGTCCTTTAGCTAAAGACGGAGAATACAAAGACATTAATATGCAGCATCTGGGCGAAACCACCTCGGTAAAGATGAGTCAGGGAAAACATGTTTTGCCTGATCTGGTTCTGGTTCAGAAAAACGATTTACAGAGGCTGACGGAATTGAATGAAAAGCAAAACTATAACATTTTAAACAACAGTAGATCTAACGTCGGTAGTTATAGTCTGAAATATCGTGCAATGATGGGAGGAACAGAGGGGTTTGGCACAATCGAAGCTCATACTTTTCTTATGCTCCCCTTTCGAAATGCCCCCATTCATTTAACCCAGGTTGATCTGATGAACGTGAATGAAGCACCACGGTATGCAGACGGGATCGAATTATCAAAGCGCCTTGTCTTTACAGCATCTCAAGACGAGAAAAATCTCTGGGAAATCAAATTACCTTACCTGGAAAATCTCAAGATGCCCCAGAGAATCGGCGGTGCGGGTCAGGGCTTATTCTAA
- a CDS encoding PadR family transcriptional regulator → MNPQLFAGTMEMLVLELVSEGPTYGYEITQRVTNRSANEFELKEGSLYPALHKLQRKKLLKSFWREVDGRRRKYYELTIQGQKALNEKRQEWKQFSSAIERILGAQSGLA, encoded by the coding sequence ATGAATCCGCAATTATTTGCAGGCACCATGGAGATGCTCGTTCTGGAACTGGTTTCCGAAGGGCCCACTTATGGCTATGAAATTACGCAGCGCGTCACGAATCGTTCAGCCAATGAGTTTGAGCTGAAAGAGGGGAGTCTGTATCCGGCGTTGCATAAGCTGCAGCGTAAAAAACTGTTGAAGTCGTTCTGGCGAGAAGTCGATGGTCGTCGACGGAAATATTACGAACTGACGATCCAGGGGCAGAAAGCGCTCAACGAGAAACGACAGGAATGGAAGCAGTTCTCCTCAGCCATCGAACGCATTCTGGGAGCTCAAAGTGGTCTGGCCTGA
- a CDS encoding M20 family metallopeptidase has product MDAVRLLKQLIAIPSVNPMGRAVTGDIYFEGRLTQFLCNYFAELGVEYESIEVVPGRNNVIARTAPKPGVPTILMDVHQDTVPVEGMIVPPFEGTEKDGKIYGRGACDVKGSMAAMLMAFTRLVKDNPPDAANVILSCTCDEEATVKGINHLVQLWENPSGLSQILTEPPDLGLVAEPTMLDIVVAHRGATRWKIKTTGKACHSSQPNDGVNAIYKMADVIKALQTHADELAARDAHPLCGPPTLSVGVIEGGESVNIVPDWCTIEIDRRVIPGEDGIEVMNQVEEYLKQTLPFEFEMLPPWITGVSLSDHNNGEWSDRLLSVIDQLEPGHKKVGVPYGTHAARVNQGGVPSMVFGPGSIAQAHTVDEWIDIEELLKSEEVYYQFCANAARGV; this is encoded by the coding sequence ATGGATGCCGTTAGGCTGTTAAAACAACTGATTGCGATTCCCAGCGTGAACCCGATGGGTCGCGCTGTTACCGGTGATATCTACTTCGAAGGCAGGCTGACCCAGTTTTTATGCAATTATTTTGCAGAACTGGGGGTCGAATATGAATCGATCGAAGTCGTTCCCGGTCGAAATAACGTCATTGCCCGCACGGCTCCTAAACCGGGTGTCCCCACGATTCTGATGGATGTTCACCAGGATACCGTTCCCGTCGAAGGCATGATTGTCCCTCCTTTTGAAGGCACGGAAAAAGACGGAAAGATTTACGGCCGCGGCGCCTGTGATGTCAAAGGCAGCATGGCGGCAATGCTGATGGCATTTACCCGCCTGGTCAAAGACAATCCTCCCGATGCTGCGAATGTGATTCTGTCCTGCACGTGTGATGAAGAAGCGACCGTCAAAGGCATCAATCACCTGGTGCAGCTCTGGGAAAACCCGAGTGGCCTGAGTCAAATTCTGACCGAGCCTCCCGATCTGGGGTTAGTTGCCGAACCGACCATGCTGGATATTGTCGTAGCACATCGGGGCGCCACCCGCTGGAAAATCAAGACGACGGGAAAAGCCTGCCATAGTTCCCAACCCAACGATGGAGTGAATGCCATTTACAAGATGGCGGATGTCATCAAGGCGCTGCAGACGCACGCGGATGAACTCGCAGCTCGGGATGCACACCCTTTATGTGGTCCGCCGACCTTGAGTGTTGGCGTGATCGAAGGGGGCGAAAGTGTCAACATCGTGCCTGACTGGTGTACCATCGAAATTGACCGACGCGTCATTCCCGGCGAAGACGGGATCGAGGTTATGAACCAGGTGGAAGAATATTTAAAGCAGACACTCCCATTCGAATTCGAGATGCTGCCGCCATGGATCACCGGAGTTTCCCTGTCCGATCATAATAATGGAGAATGGAGCGACCGACTGTTGTCCGTCATTGATCAACTGGAACCAGGCCACAAAAAAGTGGGTGTGCCTTATGGCACGCATGCGGCCCGTGTGAATCAGGGAGGGGTCCCTTCAATGGTGTTCGGTCCCGGTTCGATTGCCCAGGCGCATACCGTCGATGAATGGATTGACATCGAAGAGCTGCTGAAATCGGAAGAAGTCTACTACCAGTTCTGCGCCAACGCAGCCCGGGGTGTGTAA
- a CDS encoding SMP-30/gluconolactonase/LRE family protein: MKNILNWTAVALMLSLSAAITQAEDQAEIPGVGPVSKPVKLFTDFKFTEGPAFDLQGNLYFTDIPDNKIYQVDTKGKLSTFLEPSNHCNGLMLDGSNKLLACEMDGRLVSINLKNKKVTPLAPEYKGKRFNAPNDLVIDRTGGIYFTDPHFRAPEPLPQGKVAVYYRSAEGEVTRLVDDLKAPNGVILSPDEKTLYVIPSMSKEMWAYPVTAPGKIGKGRVFCSLKQEPGTPEPGRGGDGLTIDTNGNLYITSGLGLQVFSPEGKLLGIIQVPEKPANVTFGGKDNASLFITARTSLYRVDTKAKGHRFPGKSS, encoded by the coding sequence ATGAAAAACATACTGAACTGGACTGCAGTGGCTCTGATGCTTTCCCTGTCTGCTGCGATAACACAGGCGGAAGACCAGGCCGAGATCCCCGGCGTAGGCCCCGTCAGCAAGCCCGTTAAACTGTTTACTGATTTCAAATTTACGGAAGGCCCCGCGTTTGATCTGCAGGGAAACCTCTATTTCACGGATATCCCCGATAATAAAATCTATCAGGTCGACACAAAAGGAAAACTGTCCACTTTCCTGGAGCCCTCCAATCATTGCAATGGCCTGATGCTCGATGGGTCAAACAAGCTGCTGGCCTGTGAAATGGACGGACGCCTGGTCAGTATCAACCTGAAAAACAAAAAAGTCACACCGCTGGCTCCGGAATACAAAGGGAAGCGATTCAACGCCCCCAATGATCTCGTCATTGATCGAACAGGAGGCATCTACTTCACAGATCCTCATTTTCGGGCTCCTGAACCACTGCCACAGGGTAAAGTCGCCGTCTACTATCGCTCGGCGGAGGGCGAAGTCACGCGTCTGGTGGATGATTTAAAAGCCCCGAACGGTGTGATCCTTTCCCCTGATGAAAAGACACTCTACGTCATTCCCAGCATGTCAAAAGAAATGTGGGCTTATCCTGTGACTGCTCCTGGTAAAATCGGCAAAGGCCGTGTTTTCTGCAGCCTGAAGCAGGAACCTGGGACGCCCGAACCAGGCAGAGGCGGCGATGGTCTGACGATCGATACCAATGGAAATCTCTATATTACCTCGGGGTTGGGACTGCAGGTTTTCTCTCCTGAAGGGAAACTGCTGGGCATTATTCAAGTCCCCGAAAAACCCGCGAATGTGACCTTTGGCGGAAAAGATAATGCGAGCCTGTTCATTACCGCACGCACTTCGCTGTATCGTGTCGACACCAAAGCAAAAGGGCACCGTTTTCCCGGTAAATCCTCATGA
- the odhB gene encoding 2-oxoglutarate dehydrogenase complex dihydrolipoyllysine-residue succinyltransferase: MSVEIKVPSVGESISEVQIGAWHAAEGKWVAQDSEIVELETDKATFDVPAPLDGIIIEILKKTGEMAAVGEVIGYLEEAERPAGAEDPAPEKGPAKAESASAPAASQGAPAGSGDRVMPAAARVMAEKGLSPADVKGTGPGGRILKEDALSFQTPSGSDNGAFREEEIVPMSPIRKKIAERLVEAQSNAALLTTFNEVDMSAVMDLRAKYKDMFLKKYDVKLGFMSFFIKAVVDGLNLYPQINAEIRGTDLVFRNYYDIGIAVGGGKGLVVPILRNAERLSFADIELKINDFGQRAKANKISLEELQGGTFTITNGGVYGSLLSTPIVNPPQSGVLGMHGIQERPVAINGQVVIRPMMYIALTYDHRVVDGREAVVFLKRVKEVLEEPSRMLMEV; the protein is encoded by the coding sequence ATGTCTGTTGAAATTAAAGTCCCCTCGGTGGGGGAATCCATCTCCGAAGTCCAAATCGGAGCCTGGCACGCCGCTGAAGGAAAATGGGTCGCTCAGGACAGTGAAATTGTCGAGCTCGAAACCGATAAAGCCACCTTCGATGTGCCCGCTCCGCTGGACGGGATCATTATCGAAATCCTGAAAAAAACCGGGGAGATGGCAGCCGTCGGTGAAGTCATCGGCTATCTCGAAGAAGCAGAACGCCCCGCAGGAGCTGAGGATCCTGCTCCGGAAAAGGGCCCGGCCAAAGCAGAATCAGCGTCTGCTCCCGCTGCCAGTCAAGGCGCACCCGCCGGATCCGGTGATCGAGTCATGCCGGCTGCCGCACGTGTGATGGCGGAAAAAGGGCTGAGCCCTGCGGATGTCAAAGGGACTGGACCGGGGGGACGAATTCTGAAAGAAGACGCCCTCAGCTTTCAGACGCCCAGCGGTTCAGACAACGGTGCCTTCCGCGAAGAAGAAATTGTCCCCATGAGCCCGATCCGCAAAAAGATTGCGGAACGCCTCGTCGAAGCGCAGTCCAACGCCGCCCTGCTGACCACATTCAACGAAGTCGACATGTCAGCCGTCATGGATCTGCGGGCCAAGTACAAAGATATGTTTCTCAAGAAATACGATGTTAAACTGGGCTTCATGTCTTTCTTCATTAAAGCCGTGGTTGATGGCTTGAACCTCTATCCACAGATCAATGCAGAAATTCGCGGAACCGACCTGGTCTTCCGCAACTACTATGACATCGGCATCGCCGTCGGTGGTGGTAAAGGACTGGTCGTTCCCATTCTGCGCAACGCAGAGCGACTCAGTTTTGCGGACATTGAACTCAAAATCAATGACTTCGGCCAACGCGCCAAAGCGAACAAGATCAGCCTCGAAGAACTTCAGGGGGGCACCTTCACCATTACCAATGGTGGTGTGTACGGATCACTGCTCTCCACTCCGATTGTGAACCCGCCTCAAAGTGGTGTGCTGGGTATGCATGGAATTCAGGAACGCCCTGTCGCCATCAACGGCCAGGTCGTGATTCGTCCCATGATGTATATCGCTTTGACTTACGATCACCGTGTCGTTGACGGTCGGGAAGCTGTGGTCTTCCTCAAACGAGTCAAAGAGGTCCTGGAAGAACCATCACGCATGCTGATGGAAGTCTGA
- the lpdA gene encoding dihydrolipoyl dehydrogenase, which yields MNHDLVIIGAGPGGYIAAIRAAQLGLNVACIEKERMLGGTCLRVGCIPSKALLESSELYKEAEHTFKDRGINVGSLSLDLEKMLSQKDRTVKTMGGGIDSLFKKNKITRYSGHATITAPGKVSVDNGEEKTELEAKYILIATGSEPSTLPGIELDGDRVGTSTEALSYDQVPKHLVVIGGGVIGLELGAVWSRLGAKVTVLEYLDRILPTTDFEIAKEAQKIFEKQGIEFQLGCRVTGVKANRKTCDVEIADAKSIRCERVLVAVGRRPNTENLGLAEIGIALDKRGFIPVNDHYETAVKGIFAIGDVIGGAMLAHKAEDEGVAFSERLVTGYGHVNYDAIPSVAYTNPEIAAVGKTEEQLKEEGIEYRKGVFPFMANGRARAMGQTEGKVKMLADKQTDRVLGVHILGPRAGDLIAECAVAMEFGASSEDIARCCHAHPTLAEAVKEAALAVDKRALNF from the coding sequence ATGAACCACGATCTGGTTATTATCGGTGCTGGCCCCGGTGGCTATATTGCAGCGATCCGTGCTGCTCAACTGGGTTTAAATGTCGCCTGTATCGAAAAAGAACGCATGCTCGGCGGGACCTGTCTGCGAGTCGGTTGCATCCCCAGCAAAGCGCTGCTCGAATCGAGTGAGCTGTATAAAGAAGCAGAGCACACCTTCAAAGATCGCGGCATCAACGTCGGTTCGCTGTCGCTCGACCTGGAGAAAATGCTCAGTCAGAAAGACCGAACCGTCAAAACCATGGGCGGCGGCATTGATTCCCTGTTCAAGAAAAACAAAATCACTCGCTACTCCGGTCACGCCACAATTACAGCACCGGGAAAAGTCTCTGTTGATAACGGAGAAGAAAAAACCGAGCTGGAAGCAAAATACATTCTGATTGCCACCGGCAGCGAACCATCCACTCTGCCGGGAATCGAACTCGACGGCGACCGCGTGGGGACAAGTACGGAAGCACTTTCCTACGACCAGGTTCCCAAACATCTCGTTGTGATCGGCGGCGGTGTAATCGGCCTGGAATTAGGTGCCGTCTGGAGTCGCCTGGGAGCGAAAGTCACCGTACTGGAATACCTGGATCGCATCCTGCCTACCACGGACTTTGAAATCGCCAAAGAGGCACAGAAGATCTTCGAAAAACAGGGAATTGAATTCCAGCTCGGCTGCCGGGTGACCGGAGTCAAAGCAAATCGTAAAACCTGTGATGTCGAAATTGCAGATGCAAAGTCCATTCGCTGTGAGCGTGTTCTCGTTGCGGTCGGCAGACGTCCGAATACGGAAAATCTGGGTCTGGCAGAAATCGGTATCGCCTTGGACAAGCGGGGATTCATTCCCGTGAATGACCATTACGAAACCGCCGTCAAAGGCATTTTCGCCATTGGTGATGTTATCGGCGGAGCCATGCTGGCTCATAAAGCTGAAGACGAAGGAGTTGCATTCTCCGAACGTCTGGTGACAGGTTACGGACACGTCAACTACGATGCCATTCCCAGTGTTGCTTATACCAATCCGGAAATTGCTGCCGTCGGAAAAACGGAAGAACAACTGAAAGAAGAAGGCATCGAATACCGTAAAGGAGTCTTCCCCTTCATGGCTAATGGCCGTGCCCGCGCCATGGGTCAGACTGAAGGCAAAGTCAAGATGCTGGCAGACAAGCAGACCGACCGTGTCCTGGGGGTTCACATCCTCGGGCCTCGCGCCGGAGATCTGATTGCCGAGTGCGCCGTCGCGATGGAATTTGGGGCCAGCAGCGAAGATATCGCCCGCTGCTGTCACGCACATCCGACATTAGCAGAAGCGGTCAAAGAAGCAGCGTTGGCCGTAGATAAACGGGCACTCAATTTCTGA
- a CDS encoding lipoate--protein ligase family protein, with amino-acid sequence MSDRRCHFSDTTLSTPAENLALDESLLYQINQQDSLGCLRIWEVDQYAVVLGSSNQIAENVNQAACQQDQIPVLRRCTGGGTVLLGPGCFIYSLFLRITAEQHLAGIEATTREILNRISGTLNQLKPELMVEVRGISDLTVEGHKFSGNSQRWLTTTLLHHGTILYDFDLDRIPRYLTSPEREPEYRSRRDHLEFVTNYAINPAQLRDSLIKSWQATEPEPVLPLNRVQQLVQEKYATENWNLRR; translated from the coding sequence ATGTCTGATCGCCGCTGTCACTTTTCCGACACGACATTATCCACTCCTGCTGAAAATCTGGCGCTGGATGAGAGCCTGTTGTATCAGATCAATCAACAGGATTCTCTGGGTTGTCTGAGAATCTGGGAAGTGGACCAATATGCGGTTGTCCTGGGCAGTTCGAATCAGATCGCTGAAAATGTGAATCAGGCGGCTTGCCAGCAGGATCAGATTCCCGTACTCCGTCGCTGTACGGGCGGGGGAACCGTTTTGCTGGGACCGGGCTGTTTTATCTATTCGTTATTCCTGCGAATTACAGCCGAACAGCATCTGGCCGGTATTGAAGCCACGACGCGAGAAATATTGAATCGTATCTCCGGAACCCTCAATCAACTCAAACCAGAGCTGATGGTCGAAGTGCGTGGCATCAGTGATCTGACTGTGGAGGGACACAAATTTTCCGGGAATTCCCAGCGGTGGCTAACCACCACGCTCCTGCATCATGGCACGATTCTCTACGATTTTGATCTCGACCGCATTCCCCGGTATTTAACCAGCCCCGAACGTGAACCCGAATACCGATCCCGCCGCGATCATCTTGAGTTTGTCACTAATTATGCGATCAATCCTGCTCAACTCAGAGACTCGCTGATCAAATCCTGGCAGGCAACTGAACCGGAACCCGTATTGCCCCTCAATCGCGTGCAACAGTTGGTACAGGAAAAATATGCGACCGAGAACTGGAATCTCCGTCGCTGA